One window of Catellicoccus marimammalium M35/04/3 genomic DNA carries:
- the mltG gene encoding endolytic transglycosylase MltG, whose amino-acid sequence MTEEIKKPSPKPSRRRDTQEPKKRIIMIVAIALVIGVLALGFAFYNYWNSGLEAMNPKDTKDYQIEIPVGSSTKQIGSILEDKGIVKSGFVFSYYAKSHAKKGFQAGYYALSPSMDVKKVVSTLEKGGSTDPRGIPIATITIPEGYTVDQIGDLIEKKTDFSKEEFLNLMRNRDFYNKMEQKYPELLQSEESTIDQVRYYFEGYLYPATYNLYKKESLEEFVEEILGNMNTVMKEFYEPIKQQNLTVQHVLTLASLVEKEGVTEEDRRKIAGVFFNRIAKGMPLQSDISVTYAMGEHKVHLSVDDVRTQSPYNLYINPGFGPGPFNNPSKAAIDAVVYPEKSDYLYFIADIKTGKVYFAKTFEEHEKLCSQYIEGYNNK is encoded by the coding sequence ATGACAGAAGAAATAAAAAAACCAAGTCCAAAACCGTCTAGAAGACGAGATACGCAAGAACCAAAAAAACGAATCATTATGATTGTAGCGATTGCGTTAGTAATTGGTGTCTTAGCGTTAGGATTTGCTTTTTATAATTACTGGAATTCAGGGTTAGAAGCAATGAACCCTAAAGACACTAAAGATTATCAAATCGAGATTCCAGTGGGTTCATCAACCAAACAAATCGGTAGCATCTTAGAAGATAAAGGGATTGTTAAATCTGGATTTGTCTTCTCTTACTATGCAAAATCACATGCGAAAAAAGGTTTCCAAGCTGGCTATTATGCATTATCTCCAAGCATGGATGTGAAAAAAGTAGTTTCAACTTTAGAAAAAGGCGGATCTACTGACCCTCGTGGAATTCCAATTGCTACGATAACGATTCCAGAAGGATATACCGTAGATCAAATCGGTGATTTAATTGAGAAGAAAACAGATTTCTCAAAAGAAGAATTTTTAAACTTAATGCGTAACCGTGACTTCTATAATAAGATGGAACAAAAATATCCGGAATTATTACAAAGTGAAGAATCAACGATTGATCAAGTACGTTATTACTTTGAAGGATATTTGTATCCAGCAACTTATAACTTGTATAAGAAAGAATCTTTAGAAGAATTTGTCGAAGAAATTTTAGGCAATATGAATACGGTGATGAAAGAATTCTATGAACCAATTAAGCAACAAAACTTAACGGTTCAGCACGTCTTAACTCTTGCTTCTTTAGTTGAAAAAGAAGGAGTAACCGAAGAAGATCGTCGTAAGATTGCTGGTGTTTTCTTCAATCGTATTGCAAAAGGAATGCCTTTACAATCAGATATTTCTGTAACGTATGCAATGGGTGAACATAAAGTTCATTTATCTGTAGATGATGTAAGAACACAATCTCCATACAACTTATATATCAATCCAGGCTTTGGACCAGGACCATTCAATAATCCAAGTAAAGCAGCGATTGATGCGGTTGTATATCCTGAAAAGAGTGATTACTTGTATTTCATCGCTGATATTAAGACTGGAAAAGTTTACTTCGCAAAAACATTTGAAGAACACGAAAAACTATGCTCTCAATATATTGAAGGGTATAATAATAAGTAA
- a CDS encoding glucose-6-phosphate isomerase — MSKIKFDYSTSANFISDEELAFMQPQVSCAHELLREKKGPGSDFLGWVDLPVDYDKEEFDRIKKAAEKIKKDSDILIVIGIGGSYLGARAAIDFLNHTFYNLKDSDTPQIFFAGNSISATYLKDLLDIIGDKDFSVNVISKSGTTTEPAIAFRVFKELLVKKYGKEEANKRIYATTDRERGAVKVEADAEGWETFVIPDNVGGRYSVFTAVGLLPIAASGANIDELMAGAADARAAYMSDKLEENEAYQYAALRNILYRKGKDTELLVNYEPSLQYFCEWWKQLFGETEGKDQKGIYPSSANFSTDLHSLGQFIQEGRRNIFETVLHVEQPRESMMIPEMEENLDGLAYLQGRDMNDVNDKAFEGVLLAHIDGDVPNFVLNLADMSERTLGEMMYFFELAAGISGYLNAINPFNQPGVEKYKSNMFALLGKPGFEEQTKELNERLDKFNK; from the coding sequence TGCAAACTTTATTAGCGATGAAGAATTAGCATTTATGCAACCACAAGTGTCATGTGCACATGAATTATTACGTGAGAAAAAAGGTCCAGGATCTGACTTTTTAGGTTGGGTAGATCTACCAGTGGACTACGATAAAGAAGAATTTGACCGCATTAAAAAAGCAGCTGAAAAAATTAAAAAAGATTCTGATATCTTAATCGTTATCGGAATTGGTGGTTCTTACTTAGGAGCTCGTGCTGCGATTGATTTCTTAAACCACACATTCTACAACTTAAAAGATAGTGATACACCACAAATCTTCTTTGCAGGAAACAGCATCAGTGCTACTTACTTAAAAGATTTATTAGACATTATTGGAGATAAAGACTTCTCTGTAAACGTAATTTCTAAATCAGGAACAACAACAGAACCAGCAATTGCGTTCCGTGTGTTCAAAGAATTATTAGTGAAAAAATATGGTAAAGAAGAAGCAAACAAACGTATTTACGCTACAACAGACCGTGAACGTGGAGCAGTAAAAGTAGAAGCAGACGCTGAAGGATGGGAAACATTTGTAATTCCTGATAACGTTGGTGGACGCTACTCAGTATTTACTGCAGTAGGTTTATTACCAATAGCTGCTTCAGGAGCAAACATTGATGAATTAATGGCTGGAGCTGCAGATGCTCGTGCAGCTTACATGAGCGATAAATTAGAAGAAAACGAAGCTTACCAATACGCTGCATTACGTAACATCTTATACCGTAAAGGTAAAGATACAGAATTATTAGTAAACTACGAACCAAGCTTACAATACTTCTGCGAATGGTGGAAGCAATTATTTGGTGAAACAGAAGGTAAAGATCAAAAAGGAATTTACCCATCAAGTGCTAACTTCTCTACTGATTTACACTCATTAGGTCAATTCATCCAAGAAGGACGTCGTAACATCTTTGAGACTGTGTTACACGTAGAACAACCTCGTGAATCAATGATGATTCCAGAAATGGAAGAAAACTTAGATGGCTTAGCTTACTTACAAGGTCGTGACATGAACGATGTAAACGACAAAGCCTTTGAAGGTGTATTATTAGCTCACATCGACGGAGATGTACCAAACTTTGTTTTAAACTTAGCAGACATGAGCGAACGTACATTAGGTGAAATGATGTACTTCTTTGAATTAGCTGCTGGTATTTCAGGTTACTTAAACGCAATTAACCCATTCAACCAACCAGGAGTAGAAAAATATAAGAGCAACATGTTCGCTTTATTAGGAAAACCTGGATTTGAAGAACAAACTAAAGAATTAAATGAACGTTTAGATAAATTTAATAAATAG
- a CDS encoding adenine nucleotide alpha hydrolase, with translation MERIVRFEKKDNQRLFNPVRDAILKYKMIEPGDKVAIGMSGGKDSSTLFYLLHTMKEQNRLGFQDFELHPVALDTNRLMDLTPLKEFCADLGYELEVIPTDIAEIVFDVRQEKNPCSLCANLRRGVLYSTCQERGYNKVALGHHLDDAIETYFMNFLFHGEMASFKPVTYLTKTETTVIRPLLYVHEQNIIHFVEREKNVPVIFNPCPVDKKTKREEIKHLVTHLAKTYPDVREKFVKMMESEDKAEFWHPLDPQE, from the coding sequence GTGGAAAGAATTGTTCGTTTTGAAAAGAAAGATAATCAACGTTTGTTTAATCCTGTCCGTGATGCGATTTTAAAATACAAAATGATTGAACCTGGAGATAAAGTCGCTATCGGTATGAGCGGTGGGAAAGATAGTTCTACTTTATTTTACTTATTGCATACTATGAAGGAACAAAACCGTTTAGGATTCCAAGATTTTGAATTACATCCAGTAGCGTTAGATACAAATCGTTTGATGGATTTAACGCCATTGAAAGAATTTTGTGCAGATTTAGGTTATGAATTAGAAGTCATTCCAACCGATATTGCAGAAATTGTTTTTGATGTTCGTCAAGAGAAGAATCCATGCTCCTTATGTGCAAATTTGCGTCGAGGTGTGTTGTATTCTACTTGTCAAGAACGTGGATATAATAAAGTAGCGTTAGGACACCATTTAGATGATGCGATTGAAACCTACTTTATGAACTTTTTATTCCATGGCGAAATGGCGAGCTTTAAACCAGTTACTTATTTAACAAAAACAGAAACTACCGTCATTCGTCCATTATTATATGTCCATGAGCAAAATATTATTCATTTTGTAGAACGTGAAAAAAATGTACCGGTCATCTTTAATCCTTGTCCTGTAGATAAGAAAACAAAACGAGAAGAAATTAAGCATTTAGTGACTCATTTAGCAAAAACTTATCCTGATGTGCGTGAAAAATTCGTCAAGATGATGGAAAGTGAGGACAAAGCTGAGTTTTGGCATCCGCTTGACCCTCAAGAATAG
- the greA gene encoding transcription elongation factor GreA, whose translation MAEKVFPMTLEGKQKLENELEELIMKKRPEIVERIKIARSYGDLSENSEYESAKDEQAFVEGRITTLENMIRFAQIIDSEGVDSDEVSLGKTVTFKELPDGEEETYTIVGSAEADPFAGKISNDSPIAQALLGAHLGEEVVIATPGGEMKVEIIKVEN comes from the coding sequence ATGGCAGAAAAAGTATTTCCAATGACTTTAGAAGGAAAACAAAAATTAGAAAACGAATTAGAAGAATTAATTATGAAAAAACGTCCTGAAATCGTAGAACGTATTAAAATTGCACGTAGCTACGGGGACTTATCAGAAAACTCTGAATATGAATCTGCAAAAGATGAACAAGCTTTTGTCGAAGGTCGTATTACAACTTTAGAAAATATGATTCGTTTTGCTCAAATTATTGATAGTGAAGGCGTAGATAGTGACGAAGTTTCTTTAGGTAAAACAGTTACATTTAAAGAATTACCAGATGGAGAAGAAGAAACTTATACTATCGTAGGTTCTGCGGAAGCAGATCCATTTGCTGGTAAAATTTCTAATGATTCACCAATCGCTCAAGCATTATTAGGTGCTCACTTAGGAGAAGAAGTGGTAATTGCAACTCCAGGTGGCGAAATGAAAGTAGAAATTATTAAAGTAGAAAATTAA
- a CDS encoding pseudouridine synthase, which translates to MRVDKVLEQKLQASRKQMKQWLKNEDVIVNGKVVTEGNYDIEGRIDTLTVEGKEIGIPQHDYYMLHKPKGVVTANTDAKDPTIFDYLPKIKEGFSIGRLDKDTTGLIIVTNNGRLGYHCTQAKTKVGKWYEVTVNGPLTKKDEQAFLDGITFLDGTRCRSAQLWIEKSGEKESEAKVYLTEGKRHQIKKMFLAQGVKVTALKRTQVGPIVLDEQLEEGEYRPLTKEEIEELYEEMRN; encoded by the coding sequence ATGAGAGTTGATAAAGTATTAGAGCAAAAATTACAAGCAAGTCGGAAACAAATGAAGCAATGGCTTAAAAATGAAGATGTCATCGTGAATGGAAAAGTGGTTACAGAAGGAAATTATGATATCGAAGGACGAATTGACACCTTGACAGTAGAAGGAAAAGAAATTGGAATTCCACAACATGATTACTATATGTTACATAAACCAAAAGGGGTCGTCACGGCGAATACCGATGCCAAAGATCCAACGATTTTTGATTACTTACCTAAAATAAAAGAAGGATTTTCCATTGGGCGCTTAGATAAAGATACGACAGGATTAATTATCGTTACGAATAACGGAAGACTCGGTTATCATTGTACCCAAGCGAAAACGAAAGTGGGAAAATGGTATGAAGTAACCGTCAATGGCCCATTGACCAAAAAAGATGAACAAGCTTTTTTAGACGGCATTACTTTTTTAGATGGAACACGTTGTCGCTCGGCTCAATTATGGATTGAAAAAAGTGGCGAAAAAGAAAGTGAAGCTAAAGTTTATCTAACAGAAGGGAAACGACATCAAATTAAAAAGATGTTTTTAGCTCAAGGAGTCAAGGTGACAGCATTGAAACGAACACAAGTCGGACCTATTGTTTTAGATGAGCAATTAGAAGAAGGAGAATATCGTCCACTGACCAAAGAAGAAATCGAAGAATTATACGAAGAAATGCGAAACTAA
- a CDS encoding TDT family transporter: MRTFFKSIPIPMCGLVLAILSIGNLYTAYHLPILTSIFGTIGVILMCLILAKIIFVFEHTRHDLKNPIIASTSPTFSMGFMVLCTYLVRWFPDQPIVNYLWLFAIVIQFLLVIYFTYYFLIASDVTMEHVYPSWFVVYCGLGIVPVTCANFYPEVGRVLFWLALLFYFILLPVIIYRVFIHRKFEEHTMPLVTILAAPGSLCLAGYLSAFPHPHIVLVTLLTIISQLLYLFVIFRLPAMLKGAFYPSYAAFTFPLVICAVALTKAYQYYLQAGHAFTWMHYLAVVETVIASVIVVYVLIKYIHFIIKANVTKKTPHTDANDAIEE, encoded by the coding sequence ATGAGAACATTTTTCAAATCTATTCCAATTCCGATGTGCGGATTGGTTTTAGCCATTTTATCCATTGGTAATTTATACACTGCCTATCATTTACCGATTTTAACTAGTATTTTTGGAACGATTGGTGTCATTTTGATGTGTTTAATTTTAGCAAAAATTATCTTTGTCTTTGAACATACACGTCATGACTTAAAAAACCCAATTATTGCTTCCACATCTCCAACGTTTTCGATGGGATTCATGGTGTTATGTACGTATTTAGTTCGTTGGTTTCCTGATCAACCGATTGTTAATTACTTGTGGCTATTTGCGATTGTCATTCAATTTTTATTAGTTATTTACTTTACGTATTATTTCTTAATCGCTTCTGATGTCACAATGGAACATGTTTATCCAAGTTGGTTTGTTGTGTACTGTGGATTAGGAATTGTGCCTGTAACTTGTGCAAACTTCTATCCAGAAGTAGGACGAGTATTATTCTGGTTAGCTTTATTGTTCTATTTCATTTTATTACCAGTCATTATTTACCGTGTCTTTATTCACCGTAAATTTGAAGAACATACCATGCCATTAGTAACGATTTTAGCTGCACCAGGATCATTGTGTTTAGCAGGATATTTATCTGCGTTCCCACATCCACATATTGTTTTGGTAACGTTATTAACGATTATTTCTCAACTATTATATCTATTTGTTATCTTCCGTTTACCAGCAATGTTAAAAGGAGCATTCTATCCAAGTTATGCTGCGTTTACTTTCCCATTGGTAATTTGTGCGGTCGCTTTAACAAAAGCTTATCAATATTATCTACAAGCCGGTCATGCATTTACATGGATGCATTATTTAGCCGTAGTAGAAACAGTTATTGCTAGTGTGATTGTAGTTTATGTCTTAATCAAATATATTCATTTCATTATTAAAGCGAATGTAACAAAGAAAACTCCACATACTGATGCGAATGACGCAATTGAAGAATAA
- a CDS encoding magnesium transporter CorA family protein, producing the protein MIEFYVNDEQGNLQEVSHFCNHSWVNVSSPNQEDIDYLLNELQVPEDFMNYVLDRDESARIEKDNDTNVTLVIYDIPYFNEDSEDSIYSTIPMSFLIFPHCIVTVSTDFQILDQYQEAQLRKTLNPALPIQFLLQFLYEAAKKYLSYLRILNKRRKDIEKNIGMKPRNEDLMQLMRIERSLIYFIMSLKTNSLVLEKIRRGYYLVTYEEDNELLEDLMIETQQGIEMAEISNRIINESTDTYANLISNNMNEVMKFLTVYSLILSIPTIVFSFYGMNVHLPLADWKHWSWIVVTVIAVLISLLFIRYFKHKDYF; encoded by the coding sequence GTGATTGAATTTTATGTCAATGATGAACAAGGGAATTTACAAGAAGTTTCCCATTTTTGTAACCATTCATGGGTCAATGTGAGTAGTCCCAATCAAGAAGATATCGACTATTTATTAAACGAGTTACAAGTACCCGAAGACTTTATGAATTATGTACTCGACCGAGACGAATCTGCTCGTATTGAAAAAGATAATGATACGAATGTCACACTCGTGATTTACGATATTCCGTATTTCAATGAAGATAGTGAAGATTCGATTTATAGTACCATTCCGATGAGTTTTTTGATTTTTCCACATTGTATTGTGACCGTCTCAACCGATTTCCAAATCTTAGATCAGTATCAAGAAGCTCAATTACGTAAAACATTAAACCCGGCTTTGCCGATTCAATTTTTACTTCAATTTCTTTATGAAGCAGCGAAAAAATATCTAAGCTATTTGCGTATTTTGAACAAACGTCGTAAAGATATTGAAAAAAATATTGGTATGAAACCACGAAATGAAGATTTAATGCAACTGATGAGAATTGAACGCTCATTGATTTATTTCATTATGTCTTTGAAAACGAATAGTCTAGTTTTAGAAAAAATTCGTCGTGGTTATTACCTAGTTACCTATGAAGAAGATAATGAACTATTAGAAGACTTAATGATTGAAACTCAACAAGGGATTGAAATGGCGGAGATTTCGAACCGCATTATTAATGAATCAACAGATACCTATGCCAATTTGATTTCCAACAACATGAACGAAGTGATGAAATTCTTAACCGTGTATTCTTTAATTTTATCCATTCCAACGATTGTCTTTAGTTTCTATGGAATGAACGTGCATTTGCCATTGGCCGATTGGAAGCATTGGAGTTGGATTGTAGTGACTGTTATTGCGGTACTGATTTCCCTTTTATTTATTCGCTATTTCAAACACAAAGATTATTTCTAG